Proteins encoded by one window of Emticicia oligotrophica DSM 17448:
- a CDS encoding endo-1,4-beta-xylanase — MKKVIKYYQLFFYILISPLSFSQNSTGLKDIFANDFLIGTALGAEHILEKNKIANNLILREFNAITPENIMKAEVIHPEPNNYSFTLADKFVEYGQKNNLFIAGHTLVWHSQLPKFVHKIQSADSVRLFMTNHINTVAGRYKGKINSWDVVNEALNEDGTLRKSIFLEKLGEGYIKEAFDLAAKADPNAELYYNDYNIEQPAKRKGAIELIKKLQASGTKINGVGIQGHWSLKGAPLKDIEESIIEFSKLGLKVAFTELDITVLPNPWDLKGADVNQNFPGSPFMNPYPKGLPDSVQTELAQRYSDIFKIFIKHRDKISRITFWGVNDGHSWLNGWPIRNRTNYPLLFDREFQKKPAYEAVIKQKSKQ, encoded by the coding sequence ATGAAAAAAGTAATTAAATATTATCAACTTTTCTTCTACATACTCATTAGTCCACTGAGTTTCTCGCAGAATTCAACTGGGCTAAAGGATATATTTGCAAATGACTTTTTGATTGGAACAGCTTTAGGTGCTGAACATATTTTAGAAAAAAACAAAATAGCCAATAACTTGATTTTGCGTGAGTTTAATGCCATAACTCCTGAAAATATCATGAAGGCAGAGGTGATTCACCCTGAGCCCAATAATTACAGTTTTACATTGGCCGATAAGTTTGTAGAATACGGACAAAAAAATAACCTATTTATTGCGGGTCATACACTTGTATGGCATAGTCAACTACCTAAATTTGTGCATAAAATTCAAAGTGCAGATTCTGTACGTTTGTTTATGACCAACCATATCAATACTGTTGCGGGAAGATACAAAGGCAAAATCAATAGTTGGGATGTTGTAAACGAAGCATTGAATGAAGATGGCACACTAAGAAAGTCTATTTTCTTAGAAAAATTAGGTGAAGGATATATCAAAGAAGCTTTTGATTTGGCGGCAAAGGCCGACCCAAATGCCGAGCTTTACTATAACGATTATAATATCGAACAACCTGCCAAACGCAAAGGTGCGATTGAACTTATCAAAAAACTTCAAGCCAGCGGTACTAAAATTAATGGCGTTGGAATTCAAGGACACTGGAGTTTAAAAGGAGCACCTTTGAAGGATATAGAAGAATCTATCATCGAATTTTCTAAGTTAGGTCTAAAAGTAGCATTTACAGAACTTGATATTACAGTTTTGCCAAATCCTTGGGATTTAAAAGGTGCTGATGTGAATCAAAACTTCCCGGGAAGTCCATTTATGAACCCATACCCTAAAGGTTTACCAGACTCTGTTCAGACCGAATTAGCCCAAAGATATAGCGATATTTTTAAGATTTTCATAAAGCACAGAGATAAAATTAGTCGAATCACTTTCTGGGGAGTCAATGATGGACACTCATGGCTGAATGGCTGGCCAATCAGAAATCGTACTAATTATCCACTACTTTTCGACCGAGAATTTCAGAAAAAGCCTGCTTATGAAGCAGTTATCAAGCAAAAATCTAAGCAATAA
- a CDS encoding xanthine dehydrogenase family protein molybdopterin-binding subunit: MEHINTSRRSFLKSSSLTGVGLMIGINTFAKEKNPKKISHVDPKSAVLDLEINPFIIISTDGSIALINPRPDMGQGSTQAAPSLIAEELEVSLDKVKLIQSGGQEKYGSQQSGGSSTVRGLWTSLRKAGAAAKEMLIETAAKRWNASVADCYAKDGKIYLKNSDKSFTYGELVDEASKLQVPKNPKLKDPKDFKILGKYNKRLDVPDRVTGKAVYGIDIEVPGMVYACIQHSPSIHGKVVSIDDSETMKVKGVLQVIKTKRPMPHRAAEAVAVIATNWWAALKGRKALKVTWDNGDLAKTMTTDNYFAATYEAAKKEGIRYEEKGDFNAKFANAKQKLEANYETPFLAHAPIEPECAVVHVKDDGTAEVWAHVQGPDGGLADVSRALGISKEKIKFNVPLLGGSFGRKAYHDYLNETCLLAKELKKPVKVIWTREDDITQGPYRPGMLSHMQGFVNNGQITGFHHHAIGESIVGQVFGGLAPDESDPWLSGEISTENSKYEFPVSKISWTNVKTDIPIVWWRSVYASNFGWGQECFIDELAQLAGKDPLQARLDLVKDARYRKVLETVAEKANWKEKLGAGQGKGIAVFASFGSISACCITVSKEGAGVKIDIVVSVLDCGYYVNPDHVKAQTEGNIVMGITAAIKGGITFTNGVCDQTNFHQYNVMRLNEAPKMEIHIIDSGENPGGVGEPGLPPIAPALGNAIFAATGKRIRKLPFDITNLA, encoded by the coding sequence AAGCATTGCCTTAATCAACCCACGCCCCGATATGGGTCAAGGTTCAACTCAAGCCGCTCCATCTTTGATTGCTGAAGAATTGGAAGTGAGTTTGGATAAAGTAAAGTTGATTCAATCTGGCGGACAAGAAAAATATGGTAGCCAACAATCGGGCGGAAGTAGCACCGTGCGTGGTTTGTGGACATCGCTTCGTAAAGCGGGTGCCGCCGCCAAAGAAATGCTCATTGAAACTGCAGCCAAACGCTGGAATGCTTCAGTAGCAGACTGCTACGCCAAAGATGGCAAGATTTATTTAAAGAACTCAGATAAATCTTTCACTTATGGCGAATTGGTAGATGAGGCTTCTAAGTTACAAGTACCAAAGAACCCAAAACTCAAAGACCCGAAAGATTTCAAGATTCTTGGAAAATACAACAAACGCCTCGATGTGCCTGACCGTGTAACTGGAAAAGCTGTTTATGGAATTGACATTGAGGTACCAGGTATGGTTTACGCTTGTATTCAACACTCACCAAGCATTCATGGGAAAGTAGTTTCAATTGATGATAGCGAAACCATGAAAGTGAAAGGAGTTTTGCAGGTAATCAAAACCAAAAGACCAATGCCTCACCGTGCGGCCGAAGCAGTAGCAGTTATTGCTACCAACTGGTGGGCGGCTCTTAAGGGTAGAAAAGCCTTGAAAGTTACTTGGGATAATGGTGATTTAGCCAAAACCATGACAACCGATAATTACTTCGCGGCTACTTATGAAGCAGCAAAAAAAGAAGGTATCAGATACGAAGAAAAAGGAGATTTCAACGCAAAATTTGCTAATGCTAAACAAAAGCTAGAGGCAAATTACGAAACACCATTTTTAGCTCATGCTCCAATCGAACCAGAATGTGCGGTTGTACATGTAAAAGATGATGGAACCGCCGAAGTTTGGGCACACGTTCAGGGCCCTGATGGTGGTTTGGCAGATGTTTCAAGAGCTTTGGGTATTAGTAAAGAAAAAATTAAATTCAATGTGCCACTTTTGGGTGGTTCATTTGGAAGAAAAGCTTACCACGATTATCTCAATGAAACTTGTTTATTGGCAAAAGAATTAAAAAAACCAGTAAAAGTGATTTGGACTCGTGAAGATGATATTACGCAAGGGCCATATCGCCCAGGTATGTTAAGCCACATGCAAGGCTTTGTAAATAATGGACAGATTACAGGTTTCCATCACCATGCCATTGGCGAATCAATTGTGGGACAAGTATTTGGCGGTTTAGCTCCTGATGAGTCTGACCCATGGTTATCGGGTGAAATCAGTACTGAAAATAGCAAATACGAATTTCCTGTTTCAAAAATTTCATGGACAAACGTCAAAACTGATATTCCAATCGTTTGGTGGCGTTCGGTTTATGCTTCGAATTTCGGTTGGGGACAAGAATGTTTCATTGATGAATTAGCACAATTAGCAGGAAAGGACCCACTACAAGCTCGTTTAGACTTAGTGAAAGATGCTCGCTACAGAAAAGTGTTGGAAACTGTTGCCGAAAAAGCGAATTGGAAAGAAAAACTCGGAGCTGGACAAGGCAAAGGAATTGCAGTTTTTGCCTCTTTTGGCAGTATTTCGGCTTGTTGTATAACAGTTTCGAAAGAAGGTGCGGGCGTGAAAATCGATATAGTAGTTTCGGTACTCGACTGTGGGTATTATGTCAATCCTGACCACGTAAAAGCCCAAACTGAAGGAAACATCGTAATGGGAATTACAGCCGCCATTAAAGGTGGAATCACTTTTACAAATGGGGTTTGTGACCAAACCAATTTCCACCAATACAATGTAATGCGATTGAACGAAGCTCCAAAAATGGAAATTCACATCATTGATAGTGGCGAAAATCCGGGTGGAGTTGGTGAGCCAGGGTTACCTCCAATTGCTCCAGCATTAGGTAATGCCATTTTTGCAGCAACTGGCAAAAGAATTAGAAAATTACCTTTTGATATTACGAATTTAGCTTAA
- a CDS encoding NUDIX hydrolase codes for MKFSDEIIDALSIDCVIFGFKESELYVLLVKHGIGPTIGQWALPGSWIRYNESIDAAATRILSSQTSVENIYLEQFKTFGDLERFPNRRVITIAYYAFVNIEKFNPKPGPTEADVKWFKVQEIPTMAFDHSQIFESCFNFLQHKIQHEPIGFNLLPPKFTLLQLLELYEAILNQKLDKSNFRKKFLKMNLLVDTKERQKDVSHRAATLYRFDENIYNKLLDKGFIFEV; via the coding sequence TTGAAGTTTTCAGACGAAATAATTGATGCACTGTCGATTGACTGTGTGATTTTTGGCTTCAAAGAGTCAGAGTTGTATGTTTTGTTGGTAAAACATGGAATTGGCCCTACCATTGGGCAATGGGCTTTGCCTGGAAGTTGGATTCGATACAATGAAAGCATTGATGCCGCAGCTACCAGAATTCTCTCTTCTCAGACATCAGTTGAGAATATTTATTTGGAGCAATTTAAGACTTTTGGCGATTTGGAGCGTTTTCCAAATAGGAGAGTTATTACGATTGCCTATTATGCTTTTGTGAATATTGAGAAATTTAATCCCAAACCGGGGCCAACCGAAGCCGATGTAAAGTGGTTTAAAGTACAGGAAATTCCAACAATGGCTTTTGACCACAGCCAAATTTTTGAGAGTTGTTTTAACTTTTTGCAACATAAAATTCAACACGAACCTATTGGGTTTAATTTACTTCCACCGAAGTTTACACTTTTGCAATTGCTTGAATTATATGAGGCGATTTTGAATCAAAAATTAGATAAGTCGAATTTTAGAAAGAAATTTTTGAAAATGAATTTACTGGTTGATACCAAAGAACGTCAGAAAGATGTATCGCATCGAGCGGCTACGCTTTATCGTTTTGATGAGAATATCTATAATAAACTGCTTGATAAAGGATTTATTTTTGAGGTTTAA